In one Hippocampus zosterae strain Florida chromosome 10, ASM2543408v3, whole genome shotgun sequence genomic region, the following are encoded:
- the LOC127609073 gene encoding diacylglycerol kinase delta-like isoform X2, protein MLGMAAEGAGDFFGARCPDESSDSEPEQEPGTPQKLIRKVSTSGQIRSKTVLKEGDLMKQTSSFQRWKRRYFKLRGRTLYYAQNAKSIIFDEVDLTDASVAESSTKNVNNSFTVITPCRRLILCADNRKEMEEWISALRGVRNRQNYESARYSTEHFSGTHNWYACSHARPTYCNVCREALSGVTSHGLSCEVCKFKAHKRCAVRATDNCKWTTLASVGRDIVEDEDGVWMPHQWLEGNLPVSAKCGACDKTCGSVLRLQDWQCLWCKAVVHSGCREHLSVKCPLGQCKVSVIPPTALNSIDSDGFWKASCPPSCTSPLLVFVNSKSGDNQGVKFLRRFKQLLNPAQVFDLMNGGPHLGLRLFQKFDTFRILVCGGDGSVGWVLSEIDALTLHKQCQLGVLPLGTGNDLARVLGWGSACDDDAQLPQILEKLERASTKMLDRWSIMVYESKFPRRHFASGAADDCAEDSEVQQILTYEDSVAVHLSKILTSDQHAVVISSAGVLCETVKDFVARVGKAYEKNAEPSRESDAMAKKCGLLKEKLDLLLRTLTQESEASRRAGSPPPALAPPLPPGPEAAPRSPAIFKPREQLMLRANSLKKVIRQIIEHAEKAVDEQNAQTASMFSAGGAQADDREDEETAAEGAKRRPAGRAGKTPCERLTSSGGLSPGGSVSLPGHAASRDGVPVLNTKILYPGLRAGVSSSLSHGSIIGRLLLNAESLTSCHPDNMERYTEKCVMNNYFGIGLDAKISLDFNNKRDEHPEKCRSRTKNMMWYGVLGTKELLHRTYKNLEQRVLLECDGRAIPLPSLQGIAVLNIPSYAGGTNFWGGTKEDDTFAAPSFDDKILEVVAVFGSMQMAVSRVINLQHHRIAQCRTVKIAILGDEGVPVQVDGEAWIQPPGCIKILHKNRSQTLTRDRAFESALKSWEDKQKGGEFPRDAAGPLAVGGHPDILSEEEAALVRDLARAARALIGSICQLAESHRSLEQELAHAVNASSKSMERVYAQSGATGAASCGAVVAMVKDIRALLSETELLLAGNMSMVLDVAQREQLNGALNCARQRLRGLPDVPWLALEPPDQQDPLAHSAKPGRGAKFRLVPKFKKEKNNKTKETRGCLALPVERWGTEEVGAWLDFLCLPEYKDTFGRHDVRGGELLHLERRDLKDLGVSKVGHIKRILQGVRELSRNSSASEA, encoded by the exons GGATGGCGGCGGAGGGAGCGGGGGACTTTTTCGGCGCTCGCTGCCCGGACGAGTCGTCGGACAGCGAACCGGAGCAGGAACCGGGCACCCCGCAAAAACTCATCCGGAAAGTGTCCACTTCCGGTCAGATCCGCAGCAAG ACCGTCTTGAAGGAAGGAGACTTGATGAAGCAGACCAGCTCGTTCCAGCGCTGGAAGAGACGATACTTCAAGCTGAGGGGAAGGACGCTTTACTACGCGCAGAACGCCAAG TCCATCATCTTCGACGAAGTGGACTTGACGGACGCCAGCGTGGCCGAGTCCAGCACCAAGAACGTCAACAACAGCTTCACG GTGATCACGCCGTGCCGACGTCTGATCCTGTGCGCGGACAACCGCAAGGAAATGGAGGAATGGATCTCGGCCCTGCGCGGCGTCCGCAACCGCCAAAACTATGAG TCGGCGCGGTACAGCACGGAGCACTTCAGCGGAACGCACAACTGGTACGCGTGCTCGCACGCCCGGCCCACCTACTGCAACGTGTGCCGAGAAGCTTTGTCGGGAGTCACCTCGCACGGCCTCTCCTGCGAAG TGTGTAAGTTCAAGGCTCACAAGCGCTGCGCCGTCCGAGCCACCGACAACTGCAAGTGGACAACGCTGGCGTCCGTCGGGAGGGACATTGTGGAGGACGAGGACGGG GTGTGGATGCCCCACCAGTGGCTGGAGGGCAACCTGCCCGTGTCGGCCAAGTGCGGCGCCTGCGACAAGACCTGCGGCAGCGTCTTGCGGCTGCAAGACTGGCAGTGTCTGTGGTGCAAGGCCGTG GTGCACTCGGGCTGCCGGGAGCATCTGTCTGTCAAGTGTCCGCTGGGCCAGTGCAAAGTGTCCGTCATCCCGCCCACGGCCCTCAACAGCATCGACTCAGACG gctTCTGGAAAGCGTCGTGTCCTCCGTCCTGCACCAGTCCGCTCCTGGTCTTTGTCAACTCCAAGAGCGGAGACAACCAGGGCGTCAAGTTCCTGCGGCGCTTCAAGCAGCTGCTCAACCCGGCGCAGGTTTTCGACCTGATGAACGGCGGACCGCACTTGGG GTTGCGTCTCTTCCAGAAGTTTGACACCTTCAGGATCCTGGTGTGCGGAGGCGACGGCAGCGTGGGCTGGGTCCTGTCCGAGATCGACGCGCTCACGCTGCACAAACAG TGCCAGCTGGGGGTCCTGCCTCTGGGAACCGGCAACGACCTGGCCCGGGTTCTGGGCTGGGGCTCCGCCTGCGACGACGACGCCCAGCTACCTCAAATCCTGGAGAAACTGGAGCGGGCCAGCACCAAGATGCTGGACAG GTGGAGCATCATGGTGTACGAGAGCAAGTTCCCGCGGCGACACTTTGCCTCCGGCGCGGCCGACGACTGCGCCGAGGACTCGGAG GTGCAGCAGATTCTGACGTACGAGGACTCGGTGGCCGTTCACCTTTCCAAGATTCTGACGTCGGACCAGCACGCCGTGGTCATTTCCTCCGCCGG GGTTCTGTGCGAGACGGTGAAGGACTTTGTGGCGCGGGTGGGGAAGGCCTACGAGAAGAACGCGGAGCCTTCGCGGGAGTCCGACGCCATGGCCAAGAAG TGCGGCCTGCTGAAGGAAAAGCTGGACCTGCTCCTGCGGACGCTGACCCAGGAGTCGGAGGCGTCCCGCCGGGCAggctccccccccccggcctTGGCACCGCCGCTCCCGCCCGGCCCCGAGGCCGCCCCCCGCTCGCCGGCCATCTTCAAGCCCCGCGAGCAGCTCATGCTTCGAGCCAACAGTTTGAAGAAGGTCATCCGGCAGATCATCGAACACGCCGAGAAAG CCGTGGACGAGCAGAACGCGCAGACGGCGTCCATGTTCTCCGCGGGGGGGGCCCAGGCGGACGACCGGGAAGACGAGGAGACGGCGGCGGAGGGCGCCAAacggcggccggccggccgag ccGGCAAGACGCCTTGCGAGAGGCTGACGAGTAGCGGCGGCCTGTCGCCGGGCGGCTCCGTATCGCTTCCGGGCCACGCGGCCAGTCGGGACGGCGTGCCCGTGCTCAACACCAAGATCCTTTACCCTG GTCTGCGGGCAGGCGTGTCGTCGTCCCTGTCTCACGGTTCCATCATCGGTCGACTGCTGCTCAACGCCGAGTCGCTGACGTCGTGCCACCCCGACAACAT GGAGCGCTACACCGAGAAGTGCGTGATGAACAATTACTTTGGCATCGGTCTGGACGCCAAAATTTCTCTGGACTTCAACAACAAGCGAGACGAGCATCCCGAGAAGTGCAG GAGTCGCACCAAGAACATGATGTGGTACGGCGTTCTGGGAACCAAAGAGCTGCTGCACAGAACCTACAAGAACCTGGAGCAGCGAGTTCTGCTGGAG tgcGACGGGCGCGCCATCCCCCTCCCCAGCCTGCAGGGCATCGCCGTCTTGAACATTCCCAGTTATGCCGGAGGGACCAACTTCTGGGGAGGAACCAAAGAAGACGAC ACCTTCGCCGCTCCGTCCTTCGATGACAAGATCCTGGAGGTGGTGGCCGTGTTCGGGAGCATGCAGATGGCCGTCTCCAGGGTCATCAACCTGCAGCACCACCGCATCGCCCAG TGTCGCACGGTGAAGATCGCCATCCTGGGGGACGAGGGCGTCCCGGTGCAGGTGGACGGCGAGGCCTGGATCCAGCCTCCGGGCTGCATCAAGATTCTGCACAAGAACCGCAGCCAGACGCTGACCAGGGACCGC GCCTTCGAGAGCGCGCTCAAGTCGTGGGAGGACAAACAAAAGGGCGGCGAATTCCCTCGGGACGCGGCCGGCCCGCTGGCCGTCGGCGGCCATCCCGACATCCTCTCGGAGGAAGAGGCGGCGCTCGTACGGGACTTGGCGCGGGCGGCCCGAGCGCTCATCGGCAG CATCTGTCAGCTGGCGGAGAGTCACCGCAGTCTGGAACAAGAACTGGCTCACGCCGTCAACGCCAGCTCCAAGTCCATGGAGCGCGTCTACGCGCAGTCCGGCGCCACGGGG GCGGCCAGCTGCGGCGCCGTGGTGGCCATGGTGAAGGACATCAGAGCGTTGCTCAGCGAGACGGAGCTGCTCCTGGCGGGGAACATGTCCATG GTGTTGGACGTGGCCCAGCGGGAGCAGCTGAACGGCGCGCTCAACTGCGCGCGCCAGCGCCTGCGCGGCCTGCCGGACGTTCCCTGGCTCGCCCTGGAGCCGCCGGACCAGCAG GATCCCCTGGCCCACTCGGCCAAGCCCGGGCGCGGGGCCAAGTTCCGACTGGTGCCCAAGTTtaagaaggagaaaaacaacaaaaccaaagAGACGCGCGGCTGCCTCGCCCTGCCAG TTGAGCGGTGGGGCACGGAGGAGGTCGGGGCCTGGTTGGACTTCCTGTGCCTGCCCGAGTACAAGGACACCTTCGGCCGGCACGACGTGCGAGGCGGCGAACTGCTGCACCTGGAGAGGCGAGACCTCAAG GACCTGGGCGTCAGCAAGGTGGGCCACATCAAGAGAATCCTTCAGGGCGTCCGAGAGTTGAGCCGCAACAGCAGCGCCAGCGAGGCCTGA
- the LOC127609073 gene encoding diacylglycerol kinase delta-like isoform X1, whose amino-acid sequence MLGMAAEGAGDFFGARCPDESSDSEPEQEPGTPQKLIRKVSTSGQIRSKTVLKEGDLMKQTSSFQRWKRRYFKLRGRTLYYAQNAKVSSRSLARRGHPGPRGPLSPCAGLVAPQSIIFDEVDLTDASVAESSTKNVNNSFTVITPCRRLILCADNRKEMEEWISALRGVRNRQNYESARYSTEHFSGTHNWYACSHARPTYCNVCREALSGVTSHGLSCEVCKFKAHKRCAVRATDNCKWTTLASVGRDIVEDEDGVWMPHQWLEGNLPVSAKCGACDKTCGSVLRLQDWQCLWCKAVVHSGCREHLSVKCPLGQCKVSVIPPTALNSIDSDGFWKASCPPSCTSPLLVFVNSKSGDNQGVKFLRRFKQLLNPAQVFDLMNGGPHLGLRLFQKFDTFRILVCGGDGSVGWVLSEIDALTLHKQCQLGVLPLGTGNDLARVLGWGSACDDDAQLPQILEKLERASTKMLDRWSIMVYESKFPRRHFASGAADDCAEDSEVQQILTYEDSVAVHLSKILTSDQHAVVISSAGVLCETVKDFVARVGKAYEKNAEPSRESDAMAKKCGLLKEKLDLLLRTLTQESEASRRAGSPPPALAPPLPPGPEAAPRSPAIFKPREQLMLRANSLKKVIRQIIEHAEKAVDEQNAQTASMFSAGGAQADDREDEETAAEGAKRRPAGRAGKTPCERLTSSGGLSPGGSVSLPGHAASRDGVPVLNTKILYPGLRAGVSSSLSHGSIIGRLLLNAESLTSCHPDNMERYTEKCVMNNYFGIGLDAKISLDFNNKRDEHPEKCRSRTKNMMWYGVLGTKELLHRTYKNLEQRVLLECDGRAIPLPSLQGIAVLNIPSYAGGTNFWGGTKEDDTFAAPSFDDKILEVVAVFGSMQMAVSRVINLQHHRIAQCRTVKIAILGDEGVPVQVDGEAWIQPPGCIKILHKNRSQTLTRDRAFESALKSWEDKQKGGEFPRDAAGPLAVGGHPDILSEEEAALVRDLARAARALIGSICQLAESHRSLEQELAHAVNASSKSMERVYAQSGATGAASCGAVVAMVKDIRALLSETELLLAGNMSMVLDVAQREQLNGALNCARQRLRGLPDVPWLALEPPDQQDPLAHSAKPGRGAKFRLVPKFKKEKNNKTKETRGCLALPVERWGTEEVGAWLDFLCLPEYKDTFGRHDVRGGELLHLERRDLKDLGVSKVGHIKRILQGVRELSRNSSASEA is encoded by the exons GGATGGCGGCGGAGGGAGCGGGGGACTTTTTCGGCGCTCGCTGCCCGGACGAGTCGTCGGACAGCGAACCGGAGCAGGAACCGGGCACCCCGCAAAAACTCATCCGGAAAGTGTCCACTTCCGGTCAGATCCGCAGCAAG ACCGTCTTGAAGGAAGGAGACTTGATGAAGCAGACCAGCTCGTTCCAGCGCTGGAAGAGACGATACTTCAAGCTGAGGGGAAGGACGCTTTACTACGCGCAGAACGCCAAGGTGAGctcgcgctcgctcgctcgccgcGGCCATCCCGGGCCGCGCGGCCCTCTGTCACCGTGCGCCGGGCTTGTCGCCCCGCAGTCCATCATCTTCGACGAAGTGGACTTGACGGACGCCAGCGTGGCCGAGTCCAGCACCAAGAACGTCAACAACAGCTTCACG GTGATCACGCCGTGCCGACGTCTGATCCTGTGCGCGGACAACCGCAAGGAAATGGAGGAATGGATCTCGGCCCTGCGCGGCGTCCGCAACCGCCAAAACTATGAG TCGGCGCGGTACAGCACGGAGCACTTCAGCGGAACGCACAACTGGTACGCGTGCTCGCACGCCCGGCCCACCTACTGCAACGTGTGCCGAGAAGCTTTGTCGGGAGTCACCTCGCACGGCCTCTCCTGCGAAG TGTGTAAGTTCAAGGCTCACAAGCGCTGCGCCGTCCGAGCCACCGACAACTGCAAGTGGACAACGCTGGCGTCCGTCGGGAGGGACATTGTGGAGGACGAGGACGGG GTGTGGATGCCCCACCAGTGGCTGGAGGGCAACCTGCCCGTGTCGGCCAAGTGCGGCGCCTGCGACAAGACCTGCGGCAGCGTCTTGCGGCTGCAAGACTGGCAGTGTCTGTGGTGCAAGGCCGTG GTGCACTCGGGCTGCCGGGAGCATCTGTCTGTCAAGTGTCCGCTGGGCCAGTGCAAAGTGTCCGTCATCCCGCCCACGGCCCTCAACAGCATCGACTCAGACG gctTCTGGAAAGCGTCGTGTCCTCCGTCCTGCACCAGTCCGCTCCTGGTCTTTGTCAACTCCAAGAGCGGAGACAACCAGGGCGTCAAGTTCCTGCGGCGCTTCAAGCAGCTGCTCAACCCGGCGCAGGTTTTCGACCTGATGAACGGCGGACCGCACTTGGG GTTGCGTCTCTTCCAGAAGTTTGACACCTTCAGGATCCTGGTGTGCGGAGGCGACGGCAGCGTGGGCTGGGTCCTGTCCGAGATCGACGCGCTCACGCTGCACAAACAG TGCCAGCTGGGGGTCCTGCCTCTGGGAACCGGCAACGACCTGGCCCGGGTTCTGGGCTGGGGCTCCGCCTGCGACGACGACGCCCAGCTACCTCAAATCCTGGAGAAACTGGAGCGGGCCAGCACCAAGATGCTGGACAG GTGGAGCATCATGGTGTACGAGAGCAAGTTCCCGCGGCGACACTTTGCCTCCGGCGCGGCCGACGACTGCGCCGAGGACTCGGAG GTGCAGCAGATTCTGACGTACGAGGACTCGGTGGCCGTTCACCTTTCCAAGATTCTGACGTCGGACCAGCACGCCGTGGTCATTTCCTCCGCCGG GGTTCTGTGCGAGACGGTGAAGGACTTTGTGGCGCGGGTGGGGAAGGCCTACGAGAAGAACGCGGAGCCTTCGCGGGAGTCCGACGCCATGGCCAAGAAG TGCGGCCTGCTGAAGGAAAAGCTGGACCTGCTCCTGCGGACGCTGACCCAGGAGTCGGAGGCGTCCCGCCGGGCAggctccccccccccggcctTGGCACCGCCGCTCCCGCCCGGCCCCGAGGCCGCCCCCCGCTCGCCGGCCATCTTCAAGCCCCGCGAGCAGCTCATGCTTCGAGCCAACAGTTTGAAGAAGGTCATCCGGCAGATCATCGAACACGCCGAGAAAG CCGTGGACGAGCAGAACGCGCAGACGGCGTCCATGTTCTCCGCGGGGGGGGCCCAGGCGGACGACCGGGAAGACGAGGAGACGGCGGCGGAGGGCGCCAAacggcggccggccggccgag ccGGCAAGACGCCTTGCGAGAGGCTGACGAGTAGCGGCGGCCTGTCGCCGGGCGGCTCCGTATCGCTTCCGGGCCACGCGGCCAGTCGGGACGGCGTGCCCGTGCTCAACACCAAGATCCTTTACCCTG GTCTGCGGGCAGGCGTGTCGTCGTCCCTGTCTCACGGTTCCATCATCGGTCGACTGCTGCTCAACGCCGAGTCGCTGACGTCGTGCCACCCCGACAACAT GGAGCGCTACACCGAGAAGTGCGTGATGAACAATTACTTTGGCATCGGTCTGGACGCCAAAATTTCTCTGGACTTCAACAACAAGCGAGACGAGCATCCCGAGAAGTGCAG GAGTCGCACCAAGAACATGATGTGGTACGGCGTTCTGGGAACCAAAGAGCTGCTGCACAGAACCTACAAGAACCTGGAGCAGCGAGTTCTGCTGGAG tgcGACGGGCGCGCCATCCCCCTCCCCAGCCTGCAGGGCATCGCCGTCTTGAACATTCCCAGTTATGCCGGAGGGACCAACTTCTGGGGAGGAACCAAAGAAGACGAC ACCTTCGCCGCTCCGTCCTTCGATGACAAGATCCTGGAGGTGGTGGCCGTGTTCGGGAGCATGCAGATGGCCGTCTCCAGGGTCATCAACCTGCAGCACCACCGCATCGCCCAG TGTCGCACGGTGAAGATCGCCATCCTGGGGGACGAGGGCGTCCCGGTGCAGGTGGACGGCGAGGCCTGGATCCAGCCTCCGGGCTGCATCAAGATTCTGCACAAGAACCGCAGCCAGACGCTGACCAGGGACCGC GCCTTCGAGAGCGCGCTCAAGTCGTGGGAGGACAAACAAAAGGGCGGCGAATTCCCTCGGGACGCGGCCGGCCCGCTGGCCGTCGGCGGCCATCCCGACATCCTCTCGGAGGAAGAGGCGGCGCTCGTACGGGACTTGGCGCGGGCGGCCCGAGCGCTCATCGGCAG CATCTGTCAGCTGGCGGAGAGTCACCGCAGTCTGGAACAAGAACTGGCTCACGCCGTCAACGCCAGCTCCAAGTCCATGGAGCGCGTCTACGCGCAGTCCGGCGCCACGGGG GCGGCCAGCTGCGGCGCCGTGGTGGCCATGGTGAAGGACATCAGAGCGTTGCTCAGCGAGACGGAGCTGCTCCTGGCGGGGAACATGTCCATG GTGTTGGACGTGGCCCAGCGGGAGCAGCTGAACGGCGCGCTCAACTGCGCGCGCCAGCGCCTGCGCGGCCTGCCGGACGTTCCCTGGCTCGCCCTGGAGCCGCCGGACCAGCAG GATCCCCTGGCCCACTCGGCCAAGCCCGGGCGCGGGGCCAAGTTCCGACTGGTGCCCAAGTTtaagaaggagaaaaacaacaaaaccaaagAGACGCGCGGCTGCCTCGCCCTGCCAG TTGAGCGGTGGGGCACGGAGGAGGTCGGGGCCTGGTTGGACTTCCTGTGCCTGCCCGAGTACAAGGACACCTTCGGCCGGCACGACGTGCGAGGCGGCGAACTGCTGCACCTGGAGAGGCGAGACCTCAAG GACCTGGGCGTCAGCAAGGTGGGCCACATCAAGAGAATCCTTCAGGGCGTCCGAGAGTTGAGCCGCAACAGCAGCGCCAGCGAGGCCTGA
- the LOC127609073 gene encoding diacylglycerol kinase delta-like isoform X3: MSRRGTARSTSAERTTGTRARTPGPPTATCAEKLCRESPRTASPAKVHSGCREHLSVKCPLGQCKVSVIPPTALNSIDSDGFWKASCPPSCTSPLLVFVNSKSGDNQGVKFLRRFKQLLNPAQVFDLMNGGPHLGLRLFQKFDTFRILVCGGDGSVGWVLSEIDALTLHKQCQLGVLPLGTGNDLARVLGWGSACDDDAQLPQILEKLERASTKMLDRWSIMVYESKFPRRHFASGAADDCAEDSEVQQILTYEDSVAVHLSKILTSDQHAVVISSAGVLCETVKDFVARVGKAYEKNAEPSRESDAMAKKCGLLKEKLDLLLRTLTQESEASRRAGSPPPALAPPLPPGPEAAPRSPAIFKPREQLMLRANSLKKVIRQIIEHAEKAVDEQNAQTASMFSAGGAQADDREDEETAAEGAKRRPAGRAGKTPCERLTSSGGLSPGGSVSLPGHAASRDGVPVLNTKILYPGLRAGVSSSLSHGSIIGRLLLNAESLTSCHPDNMERYTEKCVMNNYFGIGLDAKISLDFNNKRDEHPEKCRSRTKNMMWYGVLGTKELLHRTYKNLEQRVLLECDGRAIPLPSLQGIAVLNIPSYAGGTNFWGGTKEDDTFAAPSFDDKILEVVAVFGSMQMAVSRVINLQHHRIAQCRTVKIAILGDEGVPVQVDGEAWIQPPGCIKILHKNRSQTLTRDRAFESALKSWEDKQKGGEFPRDAAGPLAVGGHPDILSEEEAALVRDLARAARALIGSICQLAESHRSLEQELAHAVNASSKSMERVYAQSGATGAASCGAVVAMVKDIRALLSETELLLAGNMSMVLDVAQREQLNGALNCARQRLRGLPDVPWLALEPPDQQDPLAHSAKPGRGAKFRLVPKFKKEKNNKTKETRGCLALPVERWGTEEVGAWLDFLCLPEYKDTFGRHDVRGGELLHLERRDLKDLGVSKVGHIKRILQGVRELSRNSSASEA; this comes from the exons ATGAG TCGGCGCGGTACAGCACGGAGCACTTCAGCGGAACGCACAACTGGTACGCGTGCTCGCACGCCCGGCCCACCTACTGCAACGTGTGCCGAGAAGCTTTGTCGGGAGTCACCTCGCACGGCCTCTCCTGCGAAG GTGCACTCGGGCTGCCGGGAGCATCTGTCTGTCAAGTGTCCGCTGGGCCAGTGCAAAGTGTCCGTCATCCCGCCCACGGCCCTCAACAGCATCGACTCAGACG gctTCTGGAAAGCGTCGTGTCCTCCGTCCTGCACCAGTCCGCTCCTGGTCTTTGTCAACTCCAAGAGCGGAGACAACCAGGGCGTCAAGTTCCTGCGGCGCTTCAAGCAGCTGCTCAACCCGGCGCAGGTTTTCGACCTGATGAACGGCGGACCGCACTTGGG GTTGCGTCTCTTCCAGAAGTTTGACACCTTCAGGATCCTGGTGTGCGGAGGCGACGGCAGCGTGGGCTGGGTCCTGTCCGAGATCGACGCGCTCACGCTGCACAAACAG TGCCAGCTGGGGGTCCTGCCTCTGGGAACCGGCAACGACCTGGCCCGGGTTCTGGGCTGGGGCTCCGCCTGCGACGACGACGCCCAGCTACCTCAAATCCTGGAGAAACTGGAGCGGGCCAGCACCAAGATGCTGGACAG GTGGAGCATCATGGTGTACGAGAGCAAGTTCCCGCGGCGACACTTTGCCTCCGGCGCGGCCGACGACTGCGCCGAGGACTCGGAG GTGCAGCAGATTCTGACGTACGAGGACTCGGTGGCCGTTCACCTTTCCAAGATTCTGACGTCGGACCAGCACGCCGTGGTCATTTCCTCCGCCGG GGTTCTGTGCGAGACGGTGAAGGACTTTGTGGCGCGGGTGGGGAAGGCCTACGAGAAGAACGCGGAGCCTTCGCGGGAGTCCGACGCCATGGCCAAGAAG TGCGGCCTGCTGAAGGAAAAGCTGGACCTGCTCCTGCGGACGCTGACCCAGGAGTCGGAGGCGTCCCGCCGGGCAggctccccccccccggcctTGGCACCGCCGCTCCCGCCCGGCCCCGAGGCCGCCCCCCGCTCGCCGGCCATCTTCAAGCCCCGCGAGCAGCTCATGCTTCGAGCCAACAGTTTGAAGAAGGTCATCCGGCAGATCATCGAACACGCCGAGAAAG CCGTGGACGAGCAGAACGCGCAGACGGCGTCCATGTTCTCCGCGGGGGGGGCCCAGGCGGACGACCGGGAAGACGAGGAGACGGCGGCGGAGGGCGCCAAacggcggccggccggccgag ccGGCAAGACGCCTTGCGAGAGGCTGACGAGTAGCGGCGGCCTGTCGCCGGGCGGCTCCGTATCGCTTCCGGGCCACGCGGCCAGTCGGGACGGCGTGCCCGTGCTCAACACCAAGATCCTTTACCCTG GTCTGCGGGCAGGCGTGTCGTCGTCCCTGTCTCACGGTTCCATCATCGGTCGACTGCTGCTCAACGCCGAGTCGCTGACGTCGTGCCACCCCGACAACAT GGAGCGCTACACCGAGAAGTGCGTGATGAACAATTACTTTGGCATCGGTCTGGACGCCAAAATTTCTCTGGACTTCAACAACAAGCGAGACGAGCATCCCGAGAAGTGCAG GAGTCGCACCAAGAACATGATGTGGTACGGCGTTCTGGGAACCAAAGAGCTGCTGCACAGAACCTACAAGAACCTGGAGCAGCGAGTTCTGCTGGAG tgcGACGGGCGCGCCATCCCCCTCCCCAGCCTGCAGGGCATCGCCGTCTTGAACATTCCCAGTTATGCCGGAGGGACCAACTTCTGGGGAGGAACCAAAGAAGACGAC ACCTTCGCCGCTCCGTCCTTCGATGACAAGATCCTGGAGGTGGTGGCCGTGTTCGGGAGCATGCAGATGGCCGTCTCCAGGGTCATCAACCTGCAGCACCACCGCATCGCCCAG TGTCGCACGGTGAAGATCGCCATCCTGGGGGACGAGGGCGTCCCGGTGCAGGTGGACGGCGAGGCCTGGATCCAGCCTCCGGGCTGCATCAAGATTCTGCACAAGAACCGCAGCCAGACGCTGACCAGGGACCGC GCCTTCGAGAGCGCGCTCAAGTCGTGGGAGGACAAACAAAAGGGCGGCGAATTCCCTCGGGACGCGGCCGGCCCGCTGGCCGTCGGCGGCCATCCCGACATCCTCTCGGAGGAAGAGGCGGCGCTCGTACGGGACTTGGCGCGGGCGGCCCGAGCGCTCATCGGCAG CATCTGTCAGCTGGCGGAGAGTCACCGCAGTCTGGAACAAGAACTGGCTCACGCCGTCAACGCCAGCTCCAAGTCCATGGAGCGCGTCTACGCGCAGTCCGGCGCCACGGGG GCGGCCAGCTGCGGCGCCGTGGTGGCCATGGTGAAGGACATCAGAGCGTTGCTCAGCGAGACGGAGCTGCTCCTGGCGGGGAACATGTCCATG GTGTTGGACGTGGCCCAGCGGGAGCAGCTGAACGGCGCGCTCAACTGCGCGCGCCAGCGCCTGCGCGGCCTGCCGGACGTTCCCTGGCTCGCCCTGGAGCCGCCGGACCAGCAG GATCCCCTGGCCCACTCGGCCAAGCCCGGGCGCGGGGCCAAGTTCCGACTGGTGCCCAAGTTtaagaaggagaaaaacaacaaaaccaaagAGACGCGCGGCTGCCTCGCCCTGCCAG TTGAGCGGTGGGGCACGGAGGAGGTCGGGGCCTGGTTGGACTTCCTGTGCCTGCCCGAGTACAAGGACACCTTCGGCCGGCACGACGTGCGAGGCGGCGAACTGCTGCACCTGGAGAGGCGAGACCTCAAG GACCTGGGCGTCAGCAAGGTGGGCCACATCAAGAGAATCCTTCAGGGCGTCCGAGAGTTGAGCCGCAACAGCAGCGCCAGCGAGGCCTGA